A single window of Rhodococcus jostii RHA1 DNA harbors:
- a CDS encoding arginine repressor, which yields MSAAPPQSAGAAQPQRAGAAPPQSARAAQPQNARAAQPQRTANAATAPTRAGRQARIVAILSNNPVRSQTELAALLAAEGIDATQATLSRDLEELGAVKLRAADGGAGVYVVPEDGNPVRGVSGGTDRLSRLLGELLVSTDASGNMAVLRTPPGAAHYLASALDRASLPDVVGTIAGDDTILVVAREPLSGAELAAKIESLA from the coding sequence GTGAGTGCGGCACCCCCGCAGAGTGCAGGTGCGGCTCAGCCGCAGCGCGCAGGTGCGGCACCGCCGCAGAGTGCACGTGCGGCTCAGCCGCAGAATGCACGTGCGGCTCAGCCGCAGCGCACCGCCAACGCGGCGACGGCACCCACACGGGCGGGACGGCAGGCGCGCATCGTCGCGATCCTGTCGAACAACCCGGTCCGCAGCCAGACCGAACTCGCGGCGCTGCTCGCCGCCGAGGGCATCGACGCCACCCAGGCCACGCTGTCGCGGGACCTCGAGGAACTTGGTGCCGTGAAGCTTCGCGCCGCAGACGGCGGCGCCGGGGTCTACGTGGTGCCCGAGGACGGAAATCCCGTCCGCGGCGTCTCCGGCGGAACCGACCGGCTGTCGCGGTTGCTGGGGGAGTTACTGGTGTCGACCGATGCCAGTGGCAACATGGCGGTGCTGCGAACTCCCCCGGGGGCAGCGCACTATCTGGCGAGTGCACTCGATCGGGCATCATTACCTGACGTCGTGGGAACCATCGCGGGGGATGACACCATTCTCGTGGTGGCACGGGAGCCGCTGAGCGGGGCGGAACTCGCGGCCAAGATCGAATCCCTCGCCTGA
- the argJ gene encoding bifunctional glutamate N-acetyltransferase/amino-acid acetyltransferase ArgJ, which translates to MSSDSTIDPHPTREVAGGTLVRTQGVSGPAGFRAAGIKAGIKASGNADLALVVNEGPELAAAGVFTANKVKAAPVLWSQQVLTTGRLRAVVLNSGGANACTGAGGFQDAHKTAEEVASALSNWGTETGAVEVAVCSTGLIGDRLPMDKVLAGVTEAVHELAGGISGGTDAAYAIMTTDTVPKQAALHHADKWNVGGMAKGAGMLAPALATMLCVVTTDAVATAAQLDAALRAATRVTFDRLDVDGATSTNDTVLLLASGASNVTPTQEELNAAVTAVCDDLADQMMADAEGVTKRVRITVRGAVSEEDALIGARTVARDSLVKTALFGSDPNWGRVLAAIGIAPIELDPDTISVSFNGAPVCIDGVGAPGARDVDLSDIDISLDIDLGLGEHAVTIRTTDLSHAYVEENSAYSS; encoded by the coding sequence GTGAGCAGTGACAGCACGATCGATCCGCACCCGACCCGGGAGGTCGCCGGCGGCACGCTGGTCCGAACACAGGGAGTGTCGGGGCCCGCGGGGTTCCGCGCGGCCGGGATCAAGGCGGGTATCAAGGCGAGCGGCAACGCCGACCTGGCTCTCGTCGTCAACGAGGGACCCGAGCTCGCAGCGGCCGGCGTCTTCACCGCGAACAAGGTGAAGGCCGCCCCGGTGCTGTGGTCGCAGCAGGTGCTCACCACGGGCAGGCTGCGCGCCGTCGTGCTCAATTCCGGTGGGGCCAACGCGTGCACGGGTGCGGGCGGGTTCCAGGACGCGCACAAGACGGCCGAGGAAGTGGCGTCCGCGCTGAGCAACTGGGGAACCGAGACCGGCGCCGTCGAGGTCGCGGTGTGTTCCACGGGTCTGATCGGCGACCGCCTGCCGATGGACAAGGTTCTGGCCGGGGTCACGGAGGCCGTGCACGAACTCGCCGGGGGAATCTCGGGTGGCACCGACGCCGCGTACGCGATCATGACCACCGACACGGTGCCGAAGCAGGCCGCCCTGCACCATGCGGACAAGTGGAACGTGGGTGGTATGGCGAAGGGCGCAGGCATGCTGGCCCCCGCGCTGGCGACGATGCTGTGCGTGGTCACGACCGACGCCGTCGCGACCGCGGCGCAACTCGACGCCGCGCTGCGGGCGGCCACCCGGGTGACGTTCGATCGGCTGGACGTCGACGGTGCCACGTCGACCAACGACACGGTGCTGCTGCTGGCGTCCGGTGCGAGCAACGTGACACCGACCCAGGAAGAACTGAATGCGGCCGTGACGGCCGTTTGCGACGATCTGGCCGATCAGATGATGGCCGACGCGGAGGGCGTCACCAAGCGGGTGCGGATCACGGTCCGCGGCGCGGTCAGCGAGGAGGACGCCCTGATCGGCGCCCGGACGGTGGCGCGGGACAGCCTCGTCAAGACGGCGCTGTTCGGATCCGACCCCAATTGGGGCCGGGTGCTCGCCGCCATCGGCATCGCGCCGATCGAACTGGACCCCGACACGATCTCGGTGTCGTTCAACGGCGCTCCCGTCTGCATCGACGGCGTGGGCGCACCGGGTGCGCGGGACGTGGACCTGAGCGACATCGACATTTCCCTGGACATCGATCTCGGTCTGGGCGAGCACGCCGTGACCATCCGGACCACCGACCTGTCGCACGCGTATGTCGAAGAGAACTCGGCGTATTCGTCATGA
- the argB gene encoding acetylglutamate kinase, giving the protein MTAISEALSGITDHQKAHVLAEALPWLQQFRDKVVVVKYGGNAMVDDALKTAFAADMAFLRTVGIQPVVVHGGGPQINAMLGKLGMTGEFKGGFRVTTPEVMDVVRMVLFGQVGRELVGLINAHGPYAVGISGEDAHLFTATKRTVMVEGKPTDIGLVGDVTTVNPEAVLDLIRAGRIPVVSTIAPDSDGVVHNINADTAAAALAEAIGAEKLVVLTDVEGLYTNWPDRDSLATEIDVDALAQLLPSLDAGMVPKMEACLRAVRGGVPTAHVIDGRVAHSVLLELFTGEGIGTMVTPGPTSPTEGVAS; this is encoded by the coding sequence ATGACAGCGATCAGCGAGGCACTCAGCGGCATCACCGATCACCAGAAGGCGCACGTCCTGGCGGAGGCTCTGCCGTGGCTGCAGCAGTTCCGTGACAAGGTCGTCGTCGTGAAGTACGGCGGCAACGCCATGGTCGACGACGCGCTGAAGACGGCGTTCGCGGCCGACATGGCGTTCCTGCGGACGGTCGGAATTCAGCCGGTCGTCGTGCACGGCGGCGGCCCCCAGATCAATGCCATGCTCGGAAAGCTCGGCATGACAGGCGAATTCAAGGGCGGGTTCCGCGTCACCACCCCCGAGGTGATGGACGTCGTCCGAATGGTGCTGTTCGGTCAGGTCGGCCGCGAACTGGTCGGACTGATCAACGCGCACGGACCGTATGCCGTCGGCATCTCCGGTGAGGACGCGCACCTGTTCACCGCCACCAAGCGCACCGTGATGGTCGAGGGCAAGCCGACCGACATCGGTCTCGTCGGCGACGTCACGACGGTGAACCCGGAGGCCGTCCTGGATCTGATCCGTGCGGGCCGAATTCCCGTGGTGTCCACCATCGCCCCCGACTCGGACGGTGTGGTGCACAACATCAACGCGGACACCGCCGCCGCCGCGCTCGCCGAGGCCATCGGCGCCGAGAAGCTCGTGGTCCTCACGGATGTCGAAGGGCTGTACACGAACTGGCCGGATCGCGATTCGCTGGCCACCGAGATCGACGTGGACGCGCTCGCGCAACTGCTGCCCAGCCTCGACGCCGGCATGGTGCCCAAGATGGAGGCCTGCCTGCGCGCGGTCCGCGGCGGTGTGCCCACCGCGCACGTCATCGACGGCCGTGTCGCCCATTCCGTTCTGCTCGAACTGTTCACCGGCGAGGGCATCGGCACGATGGTCACGCCCGGCCCTACTTCACCTACCGAGGGAGTTGCCTCATGA
- a CDS encoding argininosuccinate synthase gives MADRVVLAYSGGLDTSVAISWIGKETGKEVVAVAIDLGQGGEDMEVVRQRALDCGAVESVVVDARDEFADEYCLPTIQANALYMDRYPLVSAISRPLIVKHLVEAARAHGGTTVAHGCTGKGNDQVRFEVGFGSLAPDLDVIAPVRDYAWTREKAIAFAEENEIPINVSKKSPFSIDQNVWGRAVETGFLEDLWNAPTKDVYDYTQDPTVNWQAPDELIISFEAGRPVAIDGKPVSVLEAIQELNRRAGAQGVGRLDVVEDRLVGIKSREIYEAPGAMVLINAHQELEHVTQERELGRYKRQTEQRWSELVYDGLWFSPLKVALDTFIEKTQERVSGDIRLVLHGGAIIVNGRRSNESLYDFNLATYDEGDTFDQSYAKGFVQIHGLSSKVAAKRDLGL, from the coding sequence ATGGCCGATCGCGTCGTACTCGCCTACTCGGGCGGGCTGGACACCTCAGTCGCCATCAGCTGGATCGGCAAGGAGACGGGCAAGGAAGTTGTTGCTGTCGCCATCGATCTCGGCCAGGGCGGCGAGGACATGGAGGTCGTGCGTCAGCGTGCACTCGACTGCGGTGCGGTCGAATCGGTCGTGGTGGATGCGCGCGACGAGTTCGCCGACGAATACTGCCTGCCGACCATCCAGGCCAACGCCCTCTACATGGACCGCTACCCGCTCGTGTCGGCCATCAGCCGCCCGCTGATCGTCAAGCACCTCGTCGAGGCCGCGCGTGCCCACGGCGGCACCACGGTCGCGCACGGCTGCACCGGCAAGGGCAACGACCAGGTCCGGTTCGAGGTCGGCTTCGGATCGCTCGCCCCCGACCTCGACGTCATCGCACCGGTCCGCGACTACGCGTGGACCCGTGAGAAGGCGATCGCGTTCGCCGAGGAGAACGAGATCCCGATCAACGTCTCCAAGAAGTCGCCGTTCTCGATCGACCAGAACGTGTGGGGCCGCGCCGTCGAGACCGGCTTCCTCGAGGACCTGTGGAACGCGCCCACCAAGGACGTCTACGACTACACGCAGGACCCGACCGTCAACTGGCAGGCCCCCGACGAGCTGATCATCAGCTTCGAGGCCGGCCGCCCCGTCGCGATCGACGGCAAGCCGGTCAGCGTCCTCGAAGCGATCCAGGAGCTCAACCGCCGCGCAGGCGCACAGGGCGTCGGCCGCCTCGACGTCGTCGAGGACCGTCTCGTCGGCATCAAGAGCCGTGAGATCTACGAGGCTCCCGGAGCCATGGTCCTCATCAACGCCCACCAGGAACTCGAGCACGTCACGCAGGAACGCGAGCTCGGCCGCTACAAGCGTCAGACCGAGCAGCGCTGGAGCGAGCTGGTGTACGACGGCCTCTGGTTCTCCCCGCTGAAGGTCGCGCTGGACACGTTCATCGAGAAGACGCAGGAACGCGTCTCCGGCGACATCCGGCTGGTGCTGCACGGCGGTGCGATCATCGTCAACGGCCGCCGCAGCAACGAGTCCCTGTACGACTTCAACCTGGCCACCTACGACGAGGGCGACACGTTCGACCAGTCCTACGCCAAGGGCTTCGTGCAGATCCACGGACTGTCCTCGAAGGTCGCGGCGAAGCGCGATCTGGGCCTCTAG
- the argC gene encoding N-acetyl-gamma-glutamyl-phosphate reductase gives MTEHAGKPIRIAVAGASGYAGGEVLRLLLGHPSYADGSLVIGALTAGGNAGSTLGSHHPHLLPLADRVLEDTTVETLAGHDVVFLGLPHGNSAQYAKALPESTVIIDCGADFRLTNAEDWERYYKSPHAGSWPYGLPELPGAREKLVGATRIAVPGCFPTVSSLAMAPAVAAGVVEPRVTIVAVTGASGAGRAPKADLLGSEVMGSVRAYGVGGVHRHTPEIIQNLSELAGERVTVSFTPVLAPMPRGILATCTAATTASEDEVRAIYEKAYADEPFVHVLPQGVLPQTGAVVGSNAVQIAVTVDADAGQIVVVAVIDNLAKGTAGGAVQSMNLALGLPETAGLSTVGVAP, from the coding sequence ATGACTGAGCACGCGGGAAAACCGATCAGGATTGCCGTCGCCGGCGCGAGCGGATACGCCGGTGGCGAAGTGCTGCGTCTGCTGCTGGGGCACCCGTCGTACGCGGACGGTTCGCTCGTCATCGGCGCGCTCACTGCCGGCGGCAATGCCGGATCGACTCTGGGCTCGCACCATCCGCACCTGCTTCCTCTCGCCGACCGAGTGCTCGAGGACACCACCGTCGAGACGCTCGCCGGCCACGACGTGGTGTTTCTCGGTCTGCCGCACGGCAATTCGGCGCAGTACGCGAAGGCGCTGCCCGAGTCCACGGTCATCATCGACTGCGGCGCCGACTTCCGGCTGACGAACGCCGAGGACTGGGAGCGGTACTACAAGAGCCCGCACGCAGGTAGCTGGCCGTACGGACTTCCGGAACTGCCGGGTGCCCGCGAGAAACTCGTCGGCGCCACACGCATCGCCGTCCCCGGGTGCTTCCCGACGGTGTCGAGTCTGGCGATGGCCCCCGCGGTCGCGGCGGGTGTCGTCGAACCGCGAGTCACGATCGTCGCCGTCACCGGTGCCTCCGGCGCGGGCCGCGCACCCAAGGCCGATCTGCTCGGCTCGGAGGTGATGGGTTCGGTCCGTGCCTACGGTGTCGGTGGCGTGCACCGCCACACCCCGGAGATCATCCAGAACCTTTCCGAACTCGCCGGTGAGCGCGTCACCGTGTCGTTCACCCCCGTGCTGGCGCCGATGCCGCGCGGCATCCTCGCCACGTGCACCGCGGCCACCACGGCGTCCGAGGACGAGGTGCGCGCGATCTACGAAAAGGCCTACGCGGACGAGCCGTTCGTGCACGTCCTGCCCCAGGGTGTGTTGCCGCAGACCGGTGCCGTCGTCGGATCGAACGCGGTCCAGATCGCCGTGACGGTCGACGCCGACGCCGGTCAGATCGTCGTGGTCGCGGTGATCGACAACCTTGCGAAGGGCACCGCCGGCGGAGCGGTGCAATCGATGAATCTTGCGCTTGGACTACCCGAGACCGCCGGTCTCTCGACAGTGGGAGTTGCCCCGTGA
- a CDS encoding acetylornithine transaminase yields the protein MTGTPELQQRWSGALMNTYGVPRVALTRGQGAVLTDADGKEYVDFLAGIAVNILGHAHPAIIEAVTMQLSTLGHVSNLYASEPAIELAEKLLSHLGAPGRVFLCNSGTEANEAAFKLARATGRSKIIAAENSFHGRTMGALALTGQAAKRAPFEPMPPGVEHVPYGDLDALDRAVDADTAAVFLEPMMGEGGVVVPPEGYLAGARQITADRGALLVLDEVQTGIGRTGWFYAHQAVGIVPDVMTLAKGLGGGMPIGACIATGATADLFGPGKHGTTFGGNPVCASAALAVLRTIAEDDLISRADTLGKSLSAGIEGLGHPLIDHVRGAGLLLGIVLTQDVAPAVENSAREAGYLINAAQPGVVRLAPPLVLTDDQAEGFVAALPAILDNAQSAAQPGKQ from the coding sequence ATGACCGGAACCCCGGAGCTCCAGCAGCGCTGGTCCGGCGCTCTGATGAACACGTACGGCGTCCCCCGGGTGGCACTGACGCGTGGTCAGGGAGCGGTGCTGACCGACGCCGACGGCAAGGAGTACGTCGACTTCCTCGCCGGCATCGCCGTCAACATCCTCGGGCACGCGCACCCGGCGATCATCGAGGCCGTCACGATGCAGTTGTCGACCCTCGGGCACGTGTCGAACCTGTACGCCAGCGAGCCGGCGATCGAACTGGCCGAGAAGCTGCTCTCCCACCTGGGCGCCCCGGGACGTGTCTTCCTGTGCAATTCCGGCACCGAGGCCAACGAGGCGGCGTTCAAGCTCGCGCGCGCCACGGGACGATCGAAGATCATCGCCGCGGAGAACTCCTTCCACGGCCGCACGATGGGTGCGCTCGCGCTCACCGGCCAGGCCGCCAAGCGCGCGCCGTTCGAGCCGATGCCCCCGGGCGTCGAGCACGTGCCGTACGGCGATCTCGACGCACTCGACCGCGCCGTCGACGCCGACACCGCGGCCGTGTTCCTGGAGCCGATGATGGGCGAGGGCGGTGTCGTCGTTCCGCCCGAGGGATACCTCGCGGGCGCACGGCAGATCACCGCCGATCGCGGCGCCCTGCTCGTGCTCGACGAAGTGCAGACCGGGATCGGGCGCACGGGCTGGTTCTACGCACACCAGGCGGTCGGGATCGTGCCCGACGTCATGACCCTCGCGAAGGGACTCGGTGGCGGGATGCCGATCGGCGCATGCATCGCGACCGGCGCGACCGCGGACCTGTTCGGGCCGGGCAAGCACGGCACGACCTTCGGCGGGAACCCCGTCTGCGCGTCGGCGGCGCTCGCCGTGCTGCGGACGATCGCCGAAGACGACCTCATCTCCCGCGCCGACACGCTCGGCAAGTCGCTGTCAGCCGGCATCGAAGGTCTCGGGCATCCGCTGATCGACCACGTCCGCGGCGCCGGGCTGCTGCTCGGCATCGTCCTGACCCAGGACGTGGCCCCCGCCGTGGAGAACTCCGCGCGCGAGGCCGGATACCTGATCAACGCCGCACAACCGGGCGTCGTCCGGCTGGCTCCGCCCCTGGTCCTCACGGACGATCAAGCCGAAGGATTCGTCGCGGCGCTGCCCGCGATTCTCGACAACGCACAATCGGCCGCTCAGCCGGGAAAGCAGTGA
- the argF gene encoding ornithine carbamoyltransferase, with the protein MTTVVKHFLRDDDLTPAQQAEVLELAARLKKAPFAERPLEGPRGVGVIFEKNSTRTRFSFEMGIAQLGGHAIVVDGRSTQLGREETLQDTGRVLSRYVDAVVWRTFGQKRLEAMASGADVPIVNALSDEFHPCQVLADLQTLVERKGSLKGLKLTYLGDGANNMAHSLMLGGVTAGVDVTIASPEGFAPLPWVVEAARARAAETGATITLTGDPQTAVVGADALVTDTWTSMGQENDGLDRVGPFRPFQINEALLAKADADAVVLHCLPAHRGEEITDEVLDGPQSVVWDEAENRLHAQKALLVWLLAQRTGDRP; encoded by the coding sequence GTGACGACCGTGGTGAAACACTTTCTCCGGGACGACGACCTCACCCCTGCGCAGCAGGCCGAGGTCCTCGAGCTCGCCGCCAGGCTGAAGAAGGCCCCGTTCGCCGAGCGCCCGCTCGAAGGCCCCCGTGGGGTCGGCGTGATCTTCGAGAAGAATTCGACGCGCACCCGGTTCTCGTTCGAGATGGGCATCGCGCAACTCGGCGGTCACGCGATCGTCGTCGACGGGCGCAGCACCCAACTCGGCCGCGAGGAGACGCTGCAGGACACGGGCCGCGTCCTGTCGCGGTACGTCGACGCCGTGGTGTGGCGCACGTTCGGGCAGAAGCGGCTCGAGGCGATGGCGTCCGGCGCCGACGTCCCGATCGTCAACGCGCTGTCCGACGAGTTCCACCCGTGCCAGGTCCTGGCCGATCTGCAGACCCTCGTGGAGCGGAAGGGTTCGCTGAAGGGGCTGAAGCTCACCTACCTCGGCGACGGCGCCAACAACATGGCGCACTCGCTGATGCTGGGCGGTGTGACCGCAGGTGTCGACGTGACCATCGCCAGCCCCGAGGGATTCGCGCCGCTGCCGTGGGTGGTCGAGGCGGCCCGGGCGCGGGCGGCCGAGACCGGCGCGACCATCACCCTCACCGGTGACCCGCAGACGGCGGTCGTCGGCGCGGACGCACTCGTCACCGATACCTGGACGTCGATGGGCCAGGAGAACGACGGGCTCGACCGCGTCGGCCCGTTCCGCCCGTTCCAGATCAACGAGGCGCTGCTCGCGAAGGCCGACGCCGACGCCGTGGTCCTGCACTGCCTGCCCGCCCACCGCGGGGAGGAGATCACCGACGAGGTCCTCGACGGACCGCAGAGCGTCGTCTGGGACGAGGCGGAGAACAGGCTGCACGCACAGAAGGCACTGCTCGTGTGGCTGCTCGCGCAGCGAACCGGGGACCGTCCGTGA